The nucleotide sequence TAATGTTTGGTAATGTTTTCAAAACATTCCCTCCAGCACATAACACTTAACTGGATATTGACATGTAGTATAGATAATTACAGCAAAAAGTAGTTCCATCTTTGTGAGGTTGTCCTGTTTCTAAATGAAGAACTTATGTAGCGATGTTATGAGTTTACAGAACAGCTTGGTTGCATGAAGGCACTTACTCGTACTTTGCATGCAACACAAACTGTAACTTGAATACTAATGTTCATAAAACGCAGTGGAGACTTGCTGGTCTGCAGCTACAGTCTAAAATACATTCACTGACAGTTTATGAGTCTTCATCTGAGCTCCTTCATCCACCTCATCTGAAGGTAAAACGGCTACATCTGGTGGATAGTTTGTGTCATGACATTCTTTGCAAACAAAATCAAATGGATGCTTCGGATCATTAACTTCTGTGACCTTTCTCACAGcacacattttgacttgtcacagGAAAGCCAGAGGAGCCATATTTTATTGGCAAAGGCTCAGTTCCATTAAGAATCCTGGTAATCCATTACAGTGAGCCAGAATCATGGAACCAGCTCAGTTCAGTAACTTTTAATGTCCTCAGCTACACTTGTGCTTTCCTGCTAcgaaaatgcaaaatgtgctGTAACAAACGTCTGTAccagaaatgctgaaaaactCTTAAGGATCCCACCAccattaattgattgattggttACACTCGTGTGTGTCCTGAAAAATTGATCGTAACTCATCAGTTAATTGTGTAAAGTACAACActgaaattataataaatttGAAGTATGCATTCTCAGAAGATTACCAAAATTTACATTAAGAAAGGTTGTATATTTGTTGTTGCAgaaatttgttttcatgcattCTGAGAAACTTAAATTGCTTCCACAAGGAGCCAAAAAAAGCTTGTTTGATTACATCTGTGAAGATTcccagtcatccaggtcatggtaatcgtaGGAGTGTCAGTAAAAAATCATCTTGTTTCATCACAAGGCTGTACAGTGACAAAGGCTGATTTGCTGATCCATGGGTGCAGACCTTGAATGCTGCTCTGTCCTTTACTGATGgatcttctctgttttctcagGTAATGGAAAGTGAGGAGTTCATGCTGCTGCCTGCCAACCAGCTGATTGACATCATCTCCAGCGATGAGCTGAACGTGCGGAGCGAGGAGCAGGTTTTCAACGCTGTGATGGCCTGGGTGAAATACAGCATCCAGGAACGCAGACCTCAGCTACCCCAGGTTTGttgcagaggaggaaaaaaaaatgactgaaactggaGCCACTGGACTTGCATCTGTGGCAATTTTGGATGGATTATGAATTAAATCTCGATTTCTGCTTTGGtattatatttcaataaactAACTGTTCACCTCTTATGTGATTTAGTCGCCTTCAGTTGTAATGTTGATCATATTGccagaatgtcaaaaatgtcaggaGGGTTGAATAATTTTTGCATGCAACTATATTTAGCACCTCTGTGTTTGATTATCACATTGCTGTCTGCTGGTTTATTGCCATTCTTGACACTTCTTTTAACTTGTTAACTTGTATGTTTGTCCTGCTATTGTCTTCATTATTTCTGTTCATGAAGTGTTGAGACACTCGCATGCTTATGCACTTTAAGTACTGACATGTGGAGTTTTGTGTTCTGCAGGTTTTGCAACATGTCCGCCTGCCGCTGCTCAGCCCCAAGTTCTTAGTCGGTACTGTGGGTTCAGATCCTCTCATCAAGAGTGACGAGGAGTGCAGGTAGGTGCTGTAGCTGCAAGGAAACAATCGTTCAGATGTTCTCGGTGGGGAAAATGCTGCTGGTGCAAATCTGGATCTGAGAATTTTCCGGTGTCCTTAACCTGAATGTTTTCTTGTTGGATCCAAAATGAATGGTTCAAAGTGGAGAAGATGCAGAGACAATATAATTGATTTATGGTTAACATCAGAATCTCTCTGTTTCAGAGACCTAGTGGATGAGGCTAAGAATTACCTGCTGCTGCCCCAGGAGAGGCCGCTGATGCAGGGACCCAGAACCCGACCGAGGAAACCTATTCGATGTGGAGAGGTTCTTTTTGCTGGTCAGAaattaaaactgttgttttctttaacatcAAATCATATTTTTAGCTTTTCCAGAGGATTAATCTTAATCTGTAACCACCATTACctgtgtaaaataattataaaaactGTGTCCTGCAGCGTTTTATcttaattttacagtgtttattcTTCTTTGTATCCTCCCTGATGTCCTGTAGTTGGTGGTTGGTGCAGCGGAGATGCTATTTCCAGTGTGGAGCGCTACGATCCACAGACCAACGAGTGGAGGATGGTTGCATCGATGAGTAAGCGGCGATGTGGAGTCGGTGTCAGCGTCCTGGATGACTTGCTGTATGCGGTGGGAGGACACGACGGCTCGTCATATCTCAACTCTGTGGAGAGGTCTGCCTCCATCGCCAGTGTTCTGTTCTTAGACTCAATGAGTCACTCTCACATTTCTGAAGCTGAAAATTCGATATTTTTCCTGTCCAGATATGATCCCAAGACCAACCAGTGGAGCAGTGACGTGGCCCCAACTAGCACATGTCGTACCAGTGTGGGTGTCGCTGTGCTTGGTGGATATCTGTATGCTGTGGGAGGACAGGATGGGGTTTCCTGTCTCAACATTGTAGAGAGGTATACTGTGTACATCGTAACCTGACCCTGTTTCTATTCCTTCATactaaaatgaccaaactgaaacCTGCAACTTTGTAACTTGTGGTAGGTCTTTATGATTATAGCCAAAAAGACGATCACTGTTACTTTATTCACTGTTGAGATCACTCGTTTTTACCATCTTTATAATTTATTGAAACAGAGCACTACTTTGATGACCTTACGTTTCTACTAATGTACAAATCTACCTAAAAATAAAGTTCTTCTTTTCATATTAGTGCATCTCCTAGAGGCAAGATATTACTAAAATTGCACCCAAAACACTTACACTATACACAAACCAACATTCCCTACACGTCTCACATGCAGGCTAAAGTAAAAGCTAACaaagagaagcctctagtctccattcAGTTACCGCAGCAAAGCAGTTCAAACAGGTGTGGAATCAAAAATTACTTTGGAAAAGACTGAAATGAGATGTTCTATAGTCAGACTTTGTCAAGCTGAAACTaagtgattttatctacatgggCAGCTTCCTGTGTGCTgagttttccatcattttaaacatcagtATAACACAGGATCATGTTCCTTTAAATGTGAGAAGTCATGAATAATACATGATTATTTGCGCAGGCCAGACTTGGAGGTTATTCCTGCTTTCATGATTAACATGATTGAAAAGCCAACTGCAGACATGATGTGAGCATATTATCCTACAGAATACTCTGCATGGTTCTGGGTAATGGCTGTGTATAATAGACTGCCAACCTGTCCGTGCTCCAGGTATGATCCTAAGGAGAACAAATGGACTCGTGTGGCCTCAATGAGCACCAGGCGACTCGGTGTAGCTGTGGCCGTGCTGGGAGGATTCCTGTACGCTGTCGGAGGGTCTGATGGGACGTCACCATTAAACACAGGTGTGGTACTGAGCAAGCACAAtgttaaatatgacaaaagtgTCATTAGGCTCTTAGTACACAAGTTAATGTTAATGTACGTTGCAGTAAGGACACATAGATGAGTAACAAGACTTAGAAACTGACAGTCGCTCACACTCAACTGAATGTCATCAGGTTTTTGAGACATAATGCAGAGTGTTAATATTTGTTCCAaaattttctttcctcctcagtGGAACGCTACAATCCTCAAGAAAACCGCTGGCACACTGTGTCGCCTATGGGAACCAGGAGGAAGCACCTCGGCTGTGCGGTCTACCAGGACATGATTTACTCTGTCGGAGGGCGAGACGACACCACGGAGCTGAGCAGCGCCGAGCGATACAACCCCAGGACCAACCAGTGGTCTCCTGTAGTGGCCATGACGTCCAGACGGAGCGGGGTGAGTGTGTGGACCTAAAGCTGCACTGTATTTAACTTGTTAAGTTTTATGATATGTGTCATTTTAGGTTGAGAAAATGGATATTAAGGCATTGTAATGCTTCTGCTCAATGCTATAGTCCATTATGTGAGGCAGAGGTATAATTATGTGTGTCTGTAGGTGGGCTTGGCAGTGGTTAATGGTCAGTTGATGGCAGTAGGAGGCTTTGATGGAACGACGTATCTCAAAACTATAGAAGTCTACGACCCTGACGCCAACACATGGAGGTAAATGACACTTTATAACAGGAGTACATTAGACTACATTACATACAATTCTGGAACAAATACTGTATAAAAGGACACTCTTCAATACTTAGATCTGCCTCAGTACCACAGTTTACTGTCAGATGCTGCTAGTTTTAAAGCTGCTTCCAAAACCTCTGTCCTTTGTCACTTCGTCTGGTGAAGGAAAAACTCcctaaaaacaggaaaacaaacctacagaagagcagcagagaagGAATCTGTCTTCCAGGATGGACTGACATGCAATAAGTGTCTTGTGCACAAATAGTAAAggcagtaaaattacagaaagcacaattaaaatgaTAGAATCTAATTAGATATAAACAGTATTATCCAGGAGGATGCTGAGCAGTTTCTAGCCACATGAGCTCTTCTCTCCTGCGGTGCTTTATTAGTAAAACTAATAGTTTTGCAGATTGGCTGCTTTTTTGTTGGCAgagtttttgttgatgtttatgTTGTTCATCTTGGCAGTTTACTTTCTTTTGAGTTGTCACACATCCAAAAGTGCACAGACTGCTTTTGTCTGCAGCTACAATTACAGCCACAGTTCGTTTGTATGGACACCAGAGACTGGCTGATATCTAATATTTGACAATAGCAGCATCTGCTCTAGGCagtgttattttcactgttggtaATTAGTATGTAAACTTCAGTATGTGTCTCAGCTTTTCTTCTGAGAGTAAGCCATTCGATGCAAAACTAATtagaaatgttcattttaagttttttttagtttgacaGCACAACTCAGAGTGTGatacaataaaaaaactgatgtttttttctacttGAGGCTTTTGAATTTGAAGTCAAAACCAAGCAGTGACGAACTTTAGCTTTCACTTTACACCATTTACAGCGTATAGATACTTGCATTTTTTATATTGATATTAGGGATAtacgatattggcttttttttttgccaataaccgatattGTCCAGCTCACAATTTCCAATTCCGATATCAAcagataccgatatatgtggactatttaactaattttaggaaacatcacatatctcctgtggtggaattaacacatcatgcctcatttagttttgatgccccattggatgtgttctcaaatgcaacaaggctttctaaatgtaaacactgtgaaaaataagaaaaactacttcaacctaagttatggaaaaaatgccatatttatttttctttaattgtctcaaacagCAGTTCACTCCTTCACTCTATGAGTCCGGTAAATGCTGGCGAAATCCatacattattttattggttttcatgatgggaaaaaaaacagataacgacattgaccgatattacatttttatgtcaatatCGGATATCCCTAATAGATATCCAAAAGTATGTGAACAGTAGAGTGAAATTTCACCCTGGCAATGTGTTTTACACTTGAATTTTCACAGTAAGATTTTATAGATATGTCACTGATATAATTTTCAACCACTATGGAAGGaaatataattgattttatCTGTAAAACTGCATGTTGATGCATGTTTGTTGggataatattt is from Amphiprion ocellaris isolate individual 3 ecotype Okinawa chromosome 10, ASM2253959v1, whole genome shotgun sequence and encodes:
- the klhl20 gene encoding kelch-like protein 20; this encodes MDSKPMRRTTSARQDATGMDITSRCTLGDPNKLPEGVPQPARMPYVSDKHPRQTLEVINLLRKHRELCDVVLVVGAKKIYAHRVILSACSPYFRAMFTGELAESRQTEVVIRDIDERAMELLIDFAYTSQVTVEEGNVQTLLPAACLLQLAEIQEACCEFLKRQLDPSNCLGIRAFADTHSCRELLRIADKFTQHNFQEVMESEEFMLLPANQLIDIISSDELNVRSEEQVFNAVMAWVKYSIQERRPQLPQVLQHVRLPLLSPKFLVGTVGSDPLIKSDEECRDLVDEAKNYLLLPQERPLMQGPRTRPRKPIRCGEVLFAVGGWCSGDAISSVERYDPQTNEWRMVASMSKRRCGVGVSVLDDLLYAVGGHDGSSYLNSVERYDPKTNQWSSDVAPTSTCRTSVGVAVLGGYLYAVGGQDGVSCLNIVERYDPKENKWTRVASMSTRRLGVAVAVLGGFLYAVGGSDGTSPLNTVERYNPQENRWHTVSPMGTRRKHLGCAVYQDMIYSVGGRDDTTELSSAERYNPRTNQWSPVVAMTSRRSGVGLAVVNGQLMAVGGFDGTTYLKTIEVYDPDANTWRLYGGMNYRRLGGGVGVIKMTHCESHIW